The genomic DNA CCGCAACAGCCGTCTCGTGAAGGTCGAGTTTGATTCGCACGATCCCGCGCTCGCCGCGCTCGTGGCCAACACCCTGGCCGATGAATACATCAATTACAACAGGGAGCTGAAGATCAAGGCGGCCCAGGAGGCCAACACCTGGCTCCGAAAGCGCGTGGACGAGATGCAGGGGAAGGTGCAGCAGTCGGAGGAGGCCTTCGAGAAATACAAGGAGAGCATCCCGGCCCAGATCACGGCCCAGGTCGAGTCCAAGGCCGAGTCTCGCGCCGCGATGAAGGAGATGGAGTCCCGCCCGGAGGTGGTCAACAACGCGTTCATTCAAGAGCTGCGGACGGAGGAGATCCGCCTGACGGCGAAGCAGTCGGAGCTGTCGAAAAAATACGGCCCGAAGCATCCCCAGATGATCCAGGTCGCCTCGGAGCTCGCGACGCTCCGCAACAAGCTGGAGCGGGAGATCAAGCGTCTGGTGGGCGCGGTGAAGATCGAGGAGTCCCCGCAGTACCTGCTCTTGAAGCGCGAGGTGGACGCCAACCGCCAGTTGTTCGAGGTCCTGCTCAAGCGGCTGAAGGAGACGGCCCTGACGGAGAACATCCCCAGGGGAAATATTCAGGTGATGGATGCGGCCCAGCCGTCCACGGTCCCGATCAAGCCGAAAAAAACCATGAACATGATCCTGGCCGTCGTCCTCGGCCTGGTCCTGGGCTCCGGCCTCTCGTTTTTCTTCGAGTACCTCGACAACACGATCAAGAGCCCCGAGGACATCGAGCGCGTGATCGCCGCGCCGCTGCTGGGGATCGTGCCCTCGGCCGGACGGAGGAAGAAATCGGCCGGCCCGTCCGGGAGGCCGTCTCATCCGATCGAAACCGTTCTGTCGGCCGAGCCCAAGTCCTCCTACGCCGAGGCCTACCGGACGATCCGGACCGGCGTCCTGCTGTCCTCGGCCGAGCACCCGCCGAGGGTGGTCCTGGTCACCAGTCCCGGACCGGTCGAGGGCAAGACCACGACCGCCGCGAACCTCGCGATCGCGATGGCCCAGGCCGGGAGCGCGACCCTCCTGATCGACGCCGATCTGCGCCGGCCGAGGATCCATCAGCTCTTTGAGCCGTCGAACGGGGGCGGCCGTTCCGAAGGGGATCGGGACGTGAACGTCAAAGGCCTGGGGCCGGTCCTGGTGGGCGAGGCCACGGCCGAGGCCGCGATCCGGCAGACTCCGATCCCGCTGCTCTGCATCCTTCCCTCCGGGCCCGT from Nitrospiria bacterium includes the following:
- a CDS encoding polysaccharide biosynthesis tyrosine autokinase is translated as MQTEPEIHLRDYLRVLQKRRWTAITFFVILVTVVAVVTFTIQPVYRSAVQILIERENPNVVSIQEVLAVDATATDYYQTQYEILKSETLARRVIDRLKLGQNPDFQNPSARSEDSTSPDPEENSRRWLKTFLSRLTVSPIRNSRLVKVEFDSHDPALAALVANTLADEYINYNRELKIKAAQEANTWLRKRVDEMQGKVQQSEEAFEKYKESIPAQITAQVESKAESRAAMKEMESRPEVVNNAFIQELRTEEIRLTAKQSELSKKYGPKHPQMIQVASELATLRNKLEREIKRLVGAVKIEESPQYLLLKREVDANRQLFEVLLKRLKETALTENIPRGNIQVMDAAQPSTVPIKPKKTMNMILAVVLGLVLGSGLSFFFEYLDNTIKSPEDIERVIAAPLLGIVPSAGRRKKSAGPSGRPSHPIETVLSAEPKSSYAEAYRTIRTGVLLSSAEHPPRVVLVTSPGPVEGKTTTAANLAIAMAQAGSATLLIDADLRRPRIHQLFEPSNGGGRSEGDRDVNVKGLGPVLVGEATAEAAIRQTPIPLLCILPSGPVPPNPAELLGSNRMRDLIKEVGRKFDRIIIDSPPLVPVTDATLLSTLCDGVVLVVKESRTTKLLATEARKRLADAKARLLGVVFNDVDLKKDTYRYYPYQSYYGKEDKKKVRSKR